Below is a genomic region from Elusimicrobiota bacterium.
ACGTCCAGCAGGCCCATGGTCGAAAGGATGTCCGTTCCCGGGGAGGCCGCGGGAAACGTCGGTCAAATCAATTCCCGAGGGTTCGGCGGGAGCCGCGGCGTTGCGCGCGGTTGCCCTGGCGCTGCATCCGCTCGCCCCGCTTTTCTCGTCGTTCGCCTTTTTTCTCCACCCGGTCGGCGGCCGGGCCGTTCCCGGCGGACCGAAGATCGTCGGCCTTGTTTTGAAGGGCCTCGCCCTGCTTTTCGATTTTTTCCCCGCGTTTTTCCCGGCGCTCTCCGCGCCGCTCCTCGCGATCTCCCCGCTCCCTGCGTTGATCGCCGGATCGCTCCGCCTTATCGCCCCCCCCCTCGCCGCTTTTATTGCGTGTGGGCGTCGTGGCGCCGCCCACGGGCGGGTCTTCGTTGTAGTCGGCCCGCAAAACGGGAGCAACGAGGCTTAAGAGCAAGAGGAGCAACGGTTTTCTCATGGGATCTCCCGAAATTGTTTTGTTAAGTTTATGATTTTTTGACGGCCCGCATGGCCCGCCGCCGGGCGCGCACCGCCCGTTGGTGGTCTTCGTAATTGGACGAAAAGGAATGGCCGCCGGTGTCGTCGGCGACAAAATAAAGAAAATCCACGGCGGCCGGGGCCAACGCCGCCGCCAGGGATTCACGGCCTGGACTGCAGATCGGTCCCGGGGGAAGGCCGAACCGCCGGTACGTGTTGTAGGGGTGTTCCATCGCCAGGTCTTTTCTCCACAGCGGGTTTTTCCACTCGCCCAGGGCGTATTGGACCGTCGGATCGCATTCCAAACGCATCCCCTTTTTAAGTCGATTTTGATAAACGGCGGACACGAGGGGTCGGTCGCTGGGACGGCGGGCCTCCCGCTCCACCAGGGAGGCCAGGGTCACCGTTCGGCGTTGGGTCCAACGGCGGCCGTCGGCCAGACGGAATTCTTCGTCGGGGTCCCGGGGAATCGGGCCCGGCGGCACCGCCCCCGCGGCCTGGGCCGCCCGGAAAACTTCCTCCCACACGGCGGCAAAACGATCCCGCCCCGCCCGGATCACCGCGGGGGCGGGCGTGCCGGGCTCAAACAGATACGTCTCCGGGAACAAAAAGCCTTCGGCCCCCTGGGCGGCCGCGAGAAACGCGTCCCGCCCGCAGACCCCGGCGGCCGCCGTCCGATCCGCCATCTGCCAGAGGGCCCACCCTTCCGGCCAGGTGAGCCGGAGGGCCTCGCCCCGTCCCGCGACCAAATCCTTCAGAAGGCCAGCGGCGGACCGGCCGGACGCCAAGCGATAGGCTCCCGCTTTTAATTTTCCGTCGGCTCGAAAGAGGCGGGACAGCAGGCGAAACCAGGCCACGGAGCGCAGACGTCCCGCCGCTTTCAGCTCCCGGGCCACTCGGACGGCCCCCGCCCCCTGGGGAATTTCCAGAACCCCGTCGCCGCCGCCCGCGGGCGCGCTGTTGATCCACGCCAGGGTCGCCCCGAAACCCAGGACAGCGACCGCCGCGACCGTCCCAAACCCCCGCCGGGAGAAACCCATCACGCCCCGCCCCCACGCTGCTCGTCCAGATACCCCTGGAGAATCACCGCCGCCGCGGCCCGGTCCCGGCGCTCTTTTTTGGCCCGCCCGTGGGCGCCCCGCTCCGTCAGCATCGCCTCGGCCCGCCAGGTGGACAATCGTTCGTCGCGCAGAATCGTCCGCAGGCCCTGGGATTCCAGGGCCGCGGCCAGGGCCCGGGCCGCCCGGGCGCTGTCGCCTTCGGAACCGTCCATGTTGAGCGGGAGGCCCAGAACCACCGCCCCGGCCCCCCGATCCACCGCCAATTTCATCAACGCCGCGGCCACGTCCGCGGGGGACCCGCCGTGCAGGGTCTCCAGGGGATGGGCCATGACCCCGGACTCATCGGACACCGCCACGCCCACCCGAGCCCGCCCCCAATCCACCCCGAGATAAACCGTCACGCGGGGCCGCCGAGGGAATACGCGCTTCGCGTGTAATGCTTGACGCCGAAGGCGGTGGGTTGACTCTCCATCACCGCGATTTTATCGGCCCGAAAGGAAAACCAAGGACGATCGGCGTGGGCCGCGAGAAAGCCTTCGGGGAGGCGCGGCGCGCCCGTAAAGCGCGCCAGGGTGAGGTGGGGTCTAAACGGATGGTCCGGGGGCGGGAAACCGGCCCGGGCCAGCCCGCTTTCCAACCCCGCGGTCAACCGGGTCAAGACGTCGCCCCCCGCGCCGACCCCGGCCCACAGGATCTGCGGGATTCCCTCCGTCGGAAAAACGCCGAGGCCCCGCAATTCCAATTCAAAGGGGGCGACGCTGCGCGCCGCCGCCCGGCAGGCGGATTCCAGGGCCGGAACGTTGTCGGACGGGCCGATGAAACGGAGAGTGAAATGGGATTGATCGGGCTTGGTCCACCGGGCCCCGGCCACGCCCTCCCGCAGGGGGAAAAAAGACCGGGTCAAGGTGGCGTGAAGCTCCCGGGGCGGCGCCAACGACACGAATAATTTCACGACGCCATTGTCCCAAAGTTGCCGGCGAATGAAAAGGGCGTTTCTTCTTGCGGGTCCCGCGCCCACTGTCCTACACTGTCGCCATGACCCGTCGGGACATCGCGTGGATCGGTGGAATTATCGTCGCCGCGGCCCTTTTGTTTGTTCCGGGCTTTTTCAACGGAAAAATCCCCTTCTCCGGGGACATCACCTTTTCCTTTCACCCTTGGTTGACGTACGCCGCCCAGGAGGTCCAGGCCGGGCGCCTGCCGCTTTGGAATGGTTTTTCCTCTTGCGGGGAACCTTTTCTGGCCAACCCCCAAATCATGCTTTTTCACCCCCCGGCCCTTCTTTACTGGGTCTTCCCCTTTGCGACGGCTTGGCGATTGGGGATCGGACTTAACGCCGGCCTGTTGTTTTTGGGAACGCTTCTCACCGCGCGGGTCCTGCGGCCACGCGCCGACCGGTCTTCCTCCCTCCTCGCGGCGCTGGCCGTCGCCTTGGGCGGTTTCGCGGTGGTCAACTGGGAATTCCCCGCCGTGGGGGCCACGCTGCCTTTTCTTCCGTTCCTCGTTTTGTTTTCCTGGACCGGCCGACACCGATGGGTGCCCTGGGCCACGGCTCTTTTGTTTTTCGGCGGCTACACGCCCCTCACCGAATACGGCCTCCTCTGGGCCGGGGCGGCGGTGCTTTGGCGGGGGGCCCGGGAACGGCGCTGGTCTTCTGTCGGTTTTTGGGCCCTCGGGGTGGGCTTCGGAATCCTGGCGGCGTTGCCGCAAATTTTGCCCTCCTGGGAGCTGGCCGGGCGATCGCTCCGCTCCGCCATCACGGACTCCGACGCGGCCCGTTATCTTCTCACCCCCGCCTTGCTTTTTAAAATCCTGATTCCCAACCTGATCGACAAAATAGCCTCTCCGTTCGCTCCTTCGGCTTTCGGGGCGGAATTTTGGCCCGTGCAGCGAAATTGGTTGTCGACTTTTTACGTGGGCACCGCCCCTCTTCTCCTGGCCCTGGGGGCCGTTTTCACGCGGACCCGCAAAAAGGGGTTTTGGATCGGGAGCGGCGCCCTGTTTCTCCTCCTGGCCCTGGGGTGCGAACCGCTGTTTTCCGGGGCCCGTGTCCTCGTCCCAGGATTTCGTTATATGACCCATTTTTCCAACGCCGCCGTGGTGACGGTTCTGACCGTGGGCTTTCTGGCGGCACTCGGCGGATCGGACGAATCGGCAAGAAAAAAAGCGACCCGATTCGCCTGGGGCCTGGGCGCCCTCTGCCTCCTGGGCGCCCTGTGGTCCGCCCCGCGTCACCGGCTGATCGGCGCCATGCTGGGCCTGGCGGATCTCACCGCCGCCCAGGACCGCTTCGTGCGGTGGGGGTTTATTCAAACGGGCGTCGCGGCCGCGGCCGTGGGCCTGCTGGCGCCCCGGGGACGTCGCGGAACCGCCGGACTTTTGTTGCTCACGCTCCTCGAACTCGCCTGGAACGCCGGCGGCCTTCATCCCCTGGCCCCCGTCGACTTTTTTCGGGAACGCATCGCCTTGGCCGCGGTGTTTCAGAATCAACCGCGCCGGTTCGCCCTGGTTCCGGCGGCCCTGGACAACCGCGTCATGACGGGGGACAATTTGGTCGAGGGTTACCGCAGCCTGCGCCAGGCGGGTTTCCCAACGGTCATGCTGCCCTACCGCGCCCCCAACGCCTGGTCCTACGAAGTCTTCGGCCTGTCAGAATTCGCGGCTTTCCGTCGACTTCTTAATCGAGAAGATCCCGGGGGGCCCGTGCTTGATTTTCTGGGCGTCGACGGCCTGGTCGCCCACCGGGGCCTTTCGGCGCCCCGGGTTCCCACGGCCCGGGCCGCCAACGCCCTTTTCTACCGCAACCCCGGAGCCCTGGAACGGGTCACCGCCGTCGCCCGGTCCACGGCCATTGCGGACGCCTCGGCGCGCCTGGCCTATTTGGGAAGCGCCTGGGATCCCCGCCGTGAAGTGGTGTTGGAGGAGCCGACGGTGAACCCCCCGTCCGACGCTTCCCCGGAAATCCGCTGGACCGAAGGACCGGGACGGGTTGACTTTCAAGGGCGGGGCGCCGGTTGGGCCGTTCGGAGCGCGCCCTGGTACCCGGGATGGGACGTTTATTTGAACGGCGCCTTGGAAAAAAATCGGCGGGCCAACCACGCCTTTCAATCGGTGGCGTTGCCGTCGGGGGATTGGCGGGGGGCCTGGGTGTACCGGCCGGCGCTCTTTCGGTGGGGATTGGGGCTGGGAATCGGAAGCCTGATGGTCCTGGGGGCCGGCGCCGCCCGGCGCGCCCGGCGGTACGGCTAAACCGGCACGGCGTCCCGACGGACCAAGTGATGTCCGTTGATTTTTTTGGCCTCGGCCAGGGCCGCGGCGGCCTCGTCCAGAATGGGCACGTGGTGGTGAAAGCGCCCGGGGGCCACATCGACAATGCCGATGGAAAGCGTCATGAGCGCCGGGGCCGCGCCCCGGGCCGGGGGCGTCCGGTCTTTTTCCTCGTATTGCATCAAAAGCAACATTTCCGCGTTTTCCAAGGCCCGGGCCGCCACCACTTCCGCCCGCACCGCCGTGCTCACAAAACCGAAATCGTCTCCGCCGAAGTGGGCCACCAAATCGTTGCTGTTTCCCAGTTCTTGAACCGCGCTGCGTAAAATCATGCCGATCAGGCGAACGATGTGATCGCCCTTTTCATAGCCGTACGACCGGTTAAAGGCGGCCAACCCCGAAACATCCACCCGGGCCACGGTGAAAGCCTCCTGGTCCATCAACCGCCGTTGAATTTCCCTTTCCAACGCCACGCCCCCCGGAAGGCCCGTGAGCGGGTTGGCGGCCAGCTCCTCGCGGCTCCGTTGAAGCACCCGTTCCACCCGGGCCAACAGCTCCAAAGAATCGAAGGGTTTTGACAAGTATTCGTCGGCCCCCAGCTTGAACCCCGTGACTTTGTCCTTGGTGGCGCCCAGGGCCGTCACGAGGATGATGGGAATCAGGCAGGTGGCCGGGTCCGATCGAAGGCGCTGGCACACCTCAAAGCCGCTCATTTTGGGGAGCAGGACATCGAGCAAAATAAGGTCGGGGCGTTCTTCCCGGGCGAGCCGGAGCGCGTCTTCGCCGTTCCGAGTCAACGTGACGCGATAGGCTTCCTGCTTGAGAAGGGTCGAGACGATCTCCGAAAGAGTTTGGTCGTCTTCGACGAGCAGGAGCCGGGCGGTGGAAGAGCTCATTGCCCTTCCCGGAAACTCAAATACACCCATCGGCCCTGGCGGTTCACGTCCAACAGCAACCCGTCCTGGGCGTCGGCGGCTTTGGCGGTCTTGAGGAAAGCCGCGAGGTCGGGCGTTTTCTGCCGGTTCACCGACGCCACCAAATCGCCCTCTTCCAACCCCAGCCGTTCGGCCAACCCCCCGGGCTGGACTTCCACCACCACCACGCCCGGGGCGCCCGGGGAAAAACCGTAACGCTGGGCCAATTCGGTCGAGGCGGGGACGAGGCGCGCGCCTTCCCATTCCACGGGCTCGCCGGGGGCCGGTGAGCGGCCGTCGCCGCCGGCGGCGGGCGCCGCCGCTTCGGAGGGCATTTCCGCGGTCACCAAGGA
It encodes:
- the mltG gene encoding endolytic transglycosylase MltG, with protein sequence MMGFSRRGFGTVAAVAVLGFGATLAWINSAPAGGGDGVLEIPQGAGAVRVARELKAAGRLRSVAWFRLLSRLFRADGKLKAGAYRLASGRSAAGLLKDLVAGRGEALRLTWPEGWALWQMADRTAAAGVCGRDAFLAAAQGAEGFLFPETYLFEPGTPAPAVIRAGRDRFAAVWEEVFRAAQAAGAVPPGPIPRDPDEEFRLADGRRWTQRRTVTLASLVEREARRPSDRPLVSAVYQNRLKKGMRLECDPTVQYALGEWKNPLWRKDLAMEHPYNTYRRFGLPPGPICSPGRESLAAALAPAAVDFLYFVADDTGGHSFSSNYEDHQRAVRARRRAMRAVKKS
- the ruvX gene encoding Holliday junction resolvase RuvX — encoded protein: MTVYLGVDWGRARVGVAVSDESGVMAHPLETLHGGSPADVAAALMKLAVDRGAGAVVLGLPLNMDGSEGDSARAARALAAALESQGLRTILRDERLSTWRAEAMLTERGAHGRAKKERRDRAAAAVILQGYLDEQRGGGA
- the thpR gene encoding RNA 2',3'-cyclic phosphodiesterase, which codes for MKLFVSLAPPRELHATLTRSFFPLREGVAGARWTKPDQSHFTLRFIGPSDNVPALESACRAAARSVAPFELELRGLGVFPTEGIPQILWAGVGAGGDVLTRLTAGLESGLARAGFPPPDHPFRPHLTLARFTGAPRLPEGFLAAHADRPWFSFRADKIAVMESQPTAFGVKHYTRSAYSLGGPA
- a CDS encoding response regulator, with the protein product MSSSTARLLLVEDDQTLSEIVSTLLKQEAYRVTLTRNGEDALRLAREERPDLILLDVLLPKMSGFEVCQRLRSDPATCLIPIILVTALGATKDKVTGFKLGADEYLSKPFDSLELLARVERVLQRSREELAANPLTGLPGGVALEREIQRRLMDQEAFTVARVDVSGLAAFNRSYGYEKGDHIVRLIGMILRSAVQELGNSNDLVAHFGGDDFGFVSTAVRAEVVAARALENAEMLLLMQYEEKDRTPPARGAAPALMTLSIGIVDVAPGRFHHHVPILDEAAAALAEAKKINGHHLVRRDAVPV